One window from the genome of Cuculus canorus isolate bCucCan1 chromosome 12, bCucCan1.pri, whole genome shotgun sequence encodes:
- the TMED3 gene encoding transmembrane emp24 domain-containing protein 3 yields the protein MPVPGGRHVRRGGAGMGTGMRAGMAVPVPVPGLVLVLVLVLGALRAGGTELTFELPDSAKQCFHQELERGLKFTLDYQVITGGHYDVDCYVEDPNGRTIYKETKKQYDSFPYHTEVKGIYTFCFSNEFSTFSHKTVYFDFQVGDEPPILPDMNNRVTALTQMESACVTIHEALNTVIDSQTHYRLREAQDRSRAEDLNGRVSYWSVGETLILFVVSIGQVMLLKSFFTEKRPGSGRAGT from the exons ATGCCGGTGCCGGGCGGGCGCCACGTcaggcggggcggggcggggatGGGGACCGGGATGCGGGCAGGGAtggcggtgccggtgccggtgccggggctggtgctggtgctggtgctggtgctgggcGCGCTGCGGGCGGGCGGCACCGAGCTGACCTTCGAGCTGCCCGACAGCGCCAAGCAGTGCTTCCACCAGGAGCTCGAGCGCGGCCTCAAGTTCACGCTGGACTACCAG GTGATCACCGGGGGCCACTACGATGTGGACTGCTACGTGGAGGACCCCAACGGCAGGACCATCTACAAGGAGACCAAGAAGCAGTACGACAGCTTCCCGTACCACACCGAGGTCAAGGGCATCTACACCTTCTGCTTCAGCAACGagttctccaccttctcccacAAAACCGTCTACTTTGACTTCCAGGTGGGCGACGAGCCACCCATCCTGCCCGACATGAACAACCGCGTCACCGCCCTGACACAG ATGGAGTCTGCCTGTGTCACCATCCACGAGGCTCTGAACACAGTGATCGACTCCCAGACTCACTACCGCCTGCGGGAAGCACAGGACCGGAGCAGAGCCGAAGACCTCAATGGCCGGGTCTCGTACTGGTCAGTCGGGGAAACCCTCATCCTCTTTGTGGTCAGCATTGGGCAAGTGATGCTGCTCAAAAGCTTCTTTACTGAGAAGAGACCTGGCAGCGGCAGGGCGGGCACCTAG
- the ANKRD34C gene encoding ankyrin repeat domain-containing protein 34C, producing MDEVMDLEMGGNSLLKAVWLGRLRLTRLLLEGGAYINESNEKGETALMVACITTHVDQQSINKTKMVKYLLDNRADPNIQDKSGKTALMHACIRGAGRDVVSLLLENGADPSLEDHSGASALVHAINADDKDVLQHLLNACKAKGKEVIIITMDKSASGTKTTKQYLNVPPSLEFKERGPPEACSAPSSAHPKPPASAPSPAEKESSTFSSHSLHPGDLNPPSPGQRAGTARRARLRQLKRLRSEPWGLVAPSVLAASAHRDDMGVCADDEVIMGICDLSLSKKAPLTRSSSSKSKDPSLFPLVDEQALRTPTAPGPLARKAGYEKSQATHQRLPRRSTVPEEPESINTTGSATALDALHWRRLGNELYDCEPQLSGVPSPAEVGKAPSERRRLSGSHLALLDGSRESLDSLASSSPGTVRRRPPGLLERRGSGTLLLDHISHTRPGYLPPLNVNPNPPIPDIGSSSKTSSPLTAGFKSLVPIAPSSPRWGDLRAKRKLLRRHSMQAEQMRQLSDFEEIAAQ from the coding sequence ATGGATGAGGTGATGGACCTGGAGATGGGGGGGAACTCTCTCCTGAAGGCAGTGTGGCTCGGCCGGCTCCGCCTGACCCGACTGCTGCTGGAAGGGGGGGCTTACATCAACGAGAGCAACGAGAAAGGGGAGACGGCCCTGATGGTGGCCTGTATCACCACGCACGTTGACCAGCAGAGCATTAACAAGACCAAGATGGTGAAGTACCTGCTGGACAACAGAGCTGACCCCAACATCCAGGACAAGTCTGGGAAGACAGCTCTCATGCACGCCTGCATCCGCGGCGCCGGGAGGGACGTGgtgtccctgctgctggagaatGGGGCAGACCCCAGCCTGGAGGACCACTCGGGAGCATCAGCCCTGGTCCACGCCATCAATGCTGATGACAAGGAtgtgctgcagcacctcctgaaTGCCTGCAAAGCCAAAGGCAAGGAGGTGATCATTATCACCATGGACAAATCAGCCTCTGGCACCAAGACCACCAAGCAGTACCTGAACGTTCCGCCCTCACTGGAGTTCAAGGAGAGAGGCCCCCCTGAGGCATGCTCAGCACCCTCCAGCGCCCACCCAAAACCTCCCGCATCGGCACCTTCCCCTGCTGAGAAGGAGAGCAGCACCTTCAGCTCGCATTCATTGCACCCTGGGGACCTCAATCCACCCTCTCCGGGCCAGAGAGCGGGCACGGCCAGGAGAGCCCGCCTGCGCCAGCTGAAGCGCCTGCGCTCAGAGCCCTGGGGTCTGGTCGCTCCCTCGGTGCTGGCGGCCTCTGCGCACCGCGATGACATGGGCGTCTGCGCGGACGATGAGGTGATCATGGGCATCTGTGACCTCTCGCTCTCCAAGAAGGCTCCCCTCACccggagcagcagcagcaagagcaaggacccctctctcttccccctggTAGACGAGcaggctctgaggacacctaCAGCCCCCGGGCCACTGGCAAGGAAAGCAGGCTACGAGAAGAGCCAGGCCACCCACCAGCGCCTGCCGCGGAGGAGCACGGTTCCTGAGGAGCCGGAAAGCATCAACACCACTGGCTCGGCCACGGCGCTGGATGCACTGCACTGGCGGAGGCTGGGCAATGAGCTCTACGACTGTGAACCTCAGCTCTCTGGTGTCCCCAGCCCAGCCGAGGTGGGGAAGGCGCCGTCAGAGAGGAGGAGGCTCAGCGGGTCCCACCTGGCCTTGCTGGATGGCTCACGGGAGTCCCTGGACAGCCTTGCCAGCTCGTCACCCGGCACCGTCCGGCGCCGACCCCCTGGGCTGCTGGAGAGGCGAGGGTCTGGGACGCTGCTGCTGGACCACATCTCCCACACGAGGCCGGGATATCTGCCCCCCTTGAATGTGAACCCAAATCCCCCAATCCCCGacattggctccagcagcaaaaCCTCCTCCCCACTCACTGCTGGCTTCAAGTCCCTGGTCCCCATTGCTCCAAGCTCTCCCAGGTGGGGTGACTTGAGAGCCAAAAGGAAGCTTCTCCGGAGACACTCCatgcaggcagagcagatgCGGCAGCTCTCCGATTTCGAGGAGATAGCAGCCCAGTAG